A window of the Chitinispirillum alkaliphilum genome harbors these coding sequences:
- a CDS encoding Oxaloacetate decarboxylase alpha chain yields MATKRIKVMCTAFRDGFQSVLGARVFMKDYIPAIEAAVKAGIDHFEFGGGATFQSSFFYSNENAFENMARFREIVGPDINLQTLARGVNVVGLESQPSEIINLHAKLFKKYGTTTIRNFDALNDVDNLDYSGRCIVDNGLKHEICVTVMDLPPGCEGAHDVSFYEATLRRIVESGIPYNSVCFKDASGTANPGKVHETIKIARKLLPPEVEIRFHTHETAGTSVAAYMAAIEAGVDGIDLSLSPLSGGTSSPDILTMMHALKGSDYDLGFDMDAILETEEIFTECMKDYFFPPEALAVSSVIPFSPMPGGALTANTQMMRDNDMLDKYPKVIKAMSEVVCRGGFGTSVTPVSQFYFQQAFNNVMFGPWEKFAEGYGKMILGYFGKTPVPPDPELVKLASEKLGLEPTDRKVVDINDNDKSKGVEPAKAQLKENGLDISEENIFIVATCKDKGIEFLKGNGKIGVRKMVKAQEKKTSSSDTFLVTINGKRYPVICKDNCITVDGKKFDVCVAEGVEDSTQKVAEPTADALEIKTPFPGTIVKVLRESGKRVVKNEVIMIIEAMKMETEVKAPRNGLLISVNVKPGDSVVGDQVLALLG; encoded by the coding sequence ATGGCTACAAAGAGAATCAAGGTAATGTGTACAGCTTTTCGGGATGGTTTTCAGTCAGTACTGGGAGCCAGGGTATTCATGAAGGATTATATTCCTGCAATTGAGGCAGCGGTAAAAGCAGGTATCGATCATTTCGAATTCGGGGGTGGGGCTACATTTCAGAGCTCGTTTTTCTACTCCAATGAAAATGCCTTCGAAAATATGGCCCGTTTCAGAGAGATCGTAGGACCAGATATAAATCTTCAGACTCTCGCCCGTGGTGTGAACGTGGTAGGACTGGAATCCCAGCCCAGTGAAATTATTAATCTTCATGCAAAACTTTTTAAAAAATATGGTACGACCACTATCAGAAATTTTGATGCACTCAATGATGTGGATAATCTCGATTACAGTGGTCGCTGCATTGTTGATAATGGTTTGAAACATGAAATTTGTGTTACCGTTATGGATCTGCCACCCGGCTGTGAGGGGGCACATGATGTGTCCTTTTATGAAGCTACATTACGACGCATTGTTGAATCGGGTATTCCGTATAATTCTGTCTGCTTCAAGGATGCATCCGGGACTGCCAATCCGGGTAAAGTTCATGAGACTATCAAGATTGCCCGCAAGCTGTTGCCTCCGGAAGTTGAGATTCGGTTTCATACTCACGAAACAGCGGGGACCTCAGTTGCAGCTTACATGGCAGCGATTGAAGCCGGGGTTGATGGGATAGATCTTTCGCTTTCCCCGCTTTCGGGTGGAACAAGTTCGCCTGATATATTAACCATGATGCATGCTCTTAAGGGCAGTGACTACGACTTGGGTTTTGATATGGATGCTATTCTTGAGACGGAGGAGATCTTCACCGAGTGTATGAAAGATTATTTCTTCCCTCCGGAAGCGCTGGCTGTATCTTCTGTAATCCCCTTTTCACCGATGCCGGGCGGGGCGCTGACAGCCAACACCCAGATGATGCGCGACAATGATATGCTTGATAAGTATCCTAAGGTTATAAAGGCAATGAGCGAGGTTGTCTGCAGGGGAGGATTTGGAACTTCGGTTACTCCCGTGTCACAGTTTTATTTTCAGCAGGCTTTTAACAACGTGATGTTTGGGCCGTGGGAGAAGTTCGCGGAGGGTTACGGTAAGATGATTCTCGGTTATTTTGGGAAAACCCCTGTGCCACCGGATCCGGAGCTTGTTAAGCTGGCTTCTGAAAAACTGGGGCTTGAGCCGACTGATCGAAAAGTCGTCGACATTAATGATAATGACAAGTCCAAGGGTGTCGAGCCGGCAAAAGCTCAGCTTAAAGAGAACGGACTGGATATATCTGAAGAAAACATATTTATAGTTGCCACCTGCAAGGACAAGGGAATTGAATTCCTCAAGGGTAATGGAAAAATCGGTGTACGTAAAATGGTGAAAGCACAGGAGAAAAAAACTTCCTCTTCGGACACTTTTCTGGTAACGATAAATGGCAAAAGGTACCCGGTTATTTGTAAGGATAACTGTATTACTGTTGATGGTAAGAAGTTCGATGTTTGTGTTGCAGAGGGTGTGGAAGATTCGACCCAGAAGGTTGCCGAGCCCACTGCTGATGCTCTTGAAATCAAAACTCCCTTCCCTGGAACGATTGTCAAAGTATTGAGAGAATCCGGAAAACGGGTAGTTAAAAATGAAGTTATAATGATTATTGAAGCAATGAAGATGGAAACAGAGGTGAAAGCGCCTCGTAACGGACTCTTGATATCGGTGAATGTCAAACCTGGTGATTCGGTAGTAGGTGATCAGGTATTGGCTTTGTTGGGATAA
- a CDS encoding Oxaloacetate decarboxylase gamma chain, with translation MSNFYRVFSGKCQSVTSSGKKNKDIINYFNFGCSGLYFLFYNIVVKWCLFHEYNGVSVMIEGLVLAVVGIGIVFLFLTTMVLVLTAMSKLVWHFFPEKLEQKTELSEEELKMVAAIAVAIRNRA, from the coding sequence ATGTCCAATTTTTACAGGGTTTTTTCTGGTAAATGTCAGTCTGTTACCAGCTCAGGAAAAAAAAACAAAGATATAATAAACTATTTCAATTTTGGCTGCAGTGGGTTATATTTCTTATTCTATAATATTGTTGTAAAGTGGTGTCTATTTCATGAGTATAATGGGGTTTCAGTCATGATTGAGGGTTTAGTTCTTGCAGTTGTGGGTATCGGTATCGTGTTCCTGTTTTTGACTACAATGGTACTCGTTTTAACCGCAATGAGTAAATTGGTCTGGCATTTTTTTCCGGAAAAATTGGAACAAAAAACAGAGCTGTCAGAAGAGGAACTGAAAATGGTAGCAGCTATTGCTGTAGCCATCAGGAACAGAGCATAG